In Clostridium sp. DL-VIII, the following proteins share a genomic window:
- a CDS encoding endo-1,4-beta-xylanase, translating to MLKLKIIKMCTVVLSLGLLFSFTVSQNANAAMSHSKFCGNIMSTYVPSNFDNYWNQVTPENATKWGSVESSRDNMNWSNSDLIYNHAKSKGYPFKFHTLVWGSQEPSWISGLSAADQKAEVLEWIQSAGKKYPNADFVDVVNEPLHTQPSYKNAIGGTGSTGWDWIVWSFQQARQAFPNSKLLINEYGIISDTNAANNYVKIINILKSKGLIDGIGIQCHQFNMDNVSVGTMNSVLNTLSSTGLPIYVSELDMTGDDATQLARYKEKFPVLWENPNVKGVTLWGYKQGETWVSNTHLITSSGQERPALTWLKSYLSTH from the coding sequence ATGTTAAAGCTCAAAATTATTAAAATGTGTACTGTAGTTTTATCATTAGGTCTTTTGTTCTCATTTACTGTTTCACAAAATGCCAATGCCGCAATGTCTCATAGCAAATTTTGTGGAAATATTATGAGCACTTATGTTCCATCAAACTTTGATAATTATTGGAATCAAGTTACACCTGAAAATGCAACTAAATGGGGCAGTGTTGAATCTAGTCGTGATAACATGAATTGGAGCAATTCAGACCTCATTTACAATCATGCTAAAAGTAAAGGTTACCCATTCAAATTTCATACTCTAGTATGGGGAAGCCAAGAACCTTCCTGGATTTCTGGGCTTTCGGCTGCTGATCAAAAAGCTGAAGTGCTAGAATGGATCCAAAGCGCTGGTAAGAAGTATCCAAATGCAGATTTTGTTGATGTTGTAAATGAACCTTTGCACACCCAGCCTTCCTATAAAAATGCAATAGGTGGAACCGGATCTACAGGCTGGGATTGGATTGTATGGTCATTCCAGCAGGCAAGACAAGCTTTTCCAAATTCAAAATTGCTTATTAATGAATACGGAATAATAAGTGATACAAATGCAGCCAATAATTATGTTAAAATCATAAATATCCTAAAAAGCAAAGGTCTTATAGATGGAATTGGAATACAATGCCATCAATTTAATATGGATAATGTATCAGTAGGAACCATGAACTCCGTTTTAAACACTTTATCTTCGACCGGACTTCCAATATATGTGTCAGAACTTGATATGACTGGTGATGATGCTACACAACTCGCAAGATATAAAGAAAAATTTCCAGTCTTATGGGAAAATCCAAATGTTAAGGGCGTAACATTATGGGGATATAAACAGGGAGAGACTTGGGTAAGTAACACACACTTAATTACATCTTCCGGTCAGGAACGTCCTGCCCTTACATGGTTAAAATCATATCTATCAACTCATTAA